A single window of Pseudomonas benzenivorans DNA harbors:
- a CDS encoding glutamine--tRNA ligase/YqeY domain fusion protein, translating to MSKPETPAATNFLRPIVQADLDSGKHTKIITRFPPEPNGYLHIGHAKSICLNFGLAREFGGECNLRFDDTNPAKEDQEYIDAIKSDVQWLGFQWAGEERYASNYFDQLHDWAVELIRAGKAYVCDLSPDQAREYRGNLTEPGKNSPFRERSVEENLDLFARMKAGEFADGARALRAKIDMASPNMNLRDPILYRIRHAHHHQTGDKWCIYPSYDFTHGQSDAIEGITHSICTLEFEDHRPLYEWFLANLPVPAQPRQYEFARLNLNYTITSKRKLKQLVDEKHVEGWDDPRMSTLSGYRRRGYTPASIRTFCDMIGVNRAGGVVDIGMLEFAIREDLDANAARAMCVLKPLKVVISNYPEGQVENLELPRHPKQDMGVRVLPFSRELYIDASDFEEVPPAGFKRLVPGGEVRLRGSYVIRADEAIKDADGNIVELRCSYDENTLGKNPEGRKVKGVIHWVPAAESVECEVRLYDRLFRSANPEKVEESASFLDNINPESLTVLKGCRAEPSLAQAQPEERFQFEREGYFCADLKDSQPGAPVFNRTVTLRDSWGGQ from the coding sequence ATGAGCAAGCCAGAGACTCCCGCCGCTACGAACTTTCTGCGCCCCATCGTCCAGGCCGACCTGGACTCGGGCAAGCACACGAAGATCATCACCCGTTTCCCGCCGGAGCCTAATGGTTACCTGCACATCGGCCACGCCAAGTCGATCTGCCTGAATTTCGGCCTGGCCAGGGAGTTCGGTGGCGAGTGCAACCTGCGCTTCGACGACACCAACCCGGCCAAGGAAGACCAGGAGTACATCGACGCGATCAAGAGCGACGTGCAGTGGCTGGGCTTCCAGTGGGCCGGCGAGGAGCGCTACGCCTCCAACTACTTCGACCAGCTGCACGACTGGGCCGTGGAACTGATCAGGGCGGGCAAGGCCTACGTCTGCGACCTGTCGCCGGACCAGGCCCGCGAGTACCGCGGCAACCTCACCGAGCCGGGCAAGAATAGCCCGTTCCGCGAGCGCTCGGTCGAGGAGAACCTCGACCTGTTCGCCCGTATGAAGGCCGGCGAGTTCGCCGATGGCGCCCGCGCCCTGCGCGCCAAGATCGACATGGCCTCGCCGAACATGAACCTGCGCGACCCGATCCTCTACCGCATCCGCCACGCCCATCACCACCAGACCGGCGACAAGTGGTGCATCTACCCCAGCTACGACTTCACCCATGGCCAGTCGGACGCCATCGAGGGCATTACCCATTCGATCTGCACCCTGGAGTTCGAGGACCATCGTCCGCTGTACGAGTGGTTCCTGGCCAACCTGCCGGTGCCGGCGCAGCCGCGCCAGTACGAATTCGCCCGCCTCAACCTGAACTACACCATCACCAGCAAGCGCAAGCTCAAGCAGCTGGTGGATGAGAAGCACGTCGAGGGCTGGGACGACCCGCGCATGTCGACCCTGTCCGGCTATCGCCGCCGCGGCTATACCCCGGCGTCGATCCGCACCTTCTGCGACATGATCGGCGTCAACCGGGCCGGTGGCGTGGTCGACATCGGCATGCTGGAGTTCGCCATCCGCGAAGACCTCGACGCCAATGCCGCGCGCGCCATGTGCGTGCTCAAGCCGCTCAAGGTGGTGATCAGCAATTACCCCGAGGGCCAGGTCGAGAACCTCGAACTGCCGCGTCACCCCAAGCAGGACATGGGCGTGCGCGTGCTGCCGTTCAGCCGCGAGCTCTACATCGACGCCAGCGACTTCGAGGAAGTCCCGCCGGCCGGCTTCAAGCGCCTGGTGCCAGGCGGCGAAGTGCGCCTGCGCGGCAGCTACGTGATCCGCGCCGACGAGGCGATCAAGGATGCCGACGGAAATATCGTCGAGCTGCGCTGCAGCTACGACGAGAACACCCTGGGCAAGAACCCCGAGGGCCGCAAGGTCAAGGGCGTGATCCACTGGGTGCCGGCCGCCGAGAGCGTCGAGTGCGAAGTGCGCCTGTACGATCGGTTGTTCCGTTCGGCCAATCCGGAGAAGGTGGAGGAGAGCGCCAGCTTCCTCGACAACATCAATCCAGAATCGTTGACTGTGCTCAAGGGCTGCCGCGCCGAGCCGTCGCTGGCCCAGGCGCAGCCCGAAGAGCGCTTCCAGTTCGAGCGCGAGGGCTATTTCTGCGCCGACCTCAAGGACAGCCAGCCGGGCGCTCCGGTGTTCAACCGCACCGTGACCCTGCGCGACTCCTGGGGAGGCCAATAA
- the cysS gene encoding cysteine--tRNA ligase — protein MALSIYNTLSKTKDVFKPLVDNQVRMYVCGMTVYDFCHIGHARVMVAFDVIARWLRHSGYQLNYVRNITDIDDKIIKRAQENGEPFEALVERMIAAMHEDEARLSVLRPDQEPRATGHIAGMHQMIQTLIDKGFAYAPGNGDVYYRVGKFVGYGKLSRKKIEDLRVGARIEVDESKQDPLDFVLWKGAKPGEPSWDSPWGKGRPGWHIECSVMSTCCLGETFDIHGGGPDLVFPHHENEIAQSEAATGKLYANAWMHAGAVRVDGEKMSKSLGNFFTIREVLEKYHPEVVRYLLVSSHYRSPINYSEDSLKEAKGALERFYHALRGLPEAAPAGGEAFVERFSAAMDDDFNSPEACAVLFEMVREVNRLRDSDLPAAAALAARLKELAGLLGVLQLEADAFLQAGAEGKVDAAEVEALIAARLQARAEKNWGESDRIRDQLSAMGVVLEDSKGGTTWRLAE, from the coding sequence ATGGCGCTGTCGATCTACAACACCCTGAGCAAGACCAAGGACGTCTTCAAGCCGCTGGTGGACAACCAGGTGCGCATGTACGTGTGCGGCATGACCGTCTACGACTTCTGCCATATCGGCCATGCGCGGGTGATGGTGGCCTTCGACGTGATCGCCCGCTGGCTGCGCCATAGCGGCTATCAGCTCAACTACGTGCGCAACATCACCGACATCGACGACAAGATCATCAAGCGTGCCCAGGAAAACGGCGAGCCGTTCGAGGCCCTGGTCGAGCGCATGATCGCCGCCATGCACGAGGACGAAGCCCGCCTGTCGGTGCTGCGTCCGGACCAGGAGCCCCGCGCCACCGGGCATATCGCCGGCATGCACCAGATGATCCAGACCCTGATCGACAAGGGTTTCGCCTACGCCCCGGGCAACGGCGACGTCTACTACCGGGTCGGCAAGTTCGTCGGCTACGGCAAGCTGTCGCGCAAGAAGATCGAGGACCTGCGGGTCGGCGCCCGTATCGAGGTCGACGAGTCCAAGCAAGACCCGCTGGACTTCGTCCTGTGGAAGGGCGCCAAGCCGGGCGAGCCGAGCTGGGATTCGCCCTGGGGCAAGGGGCGGCCGGGCTGGCACATCGAGTGCTCGGTGATGTCCACCTGCTGCCTGGGCGAGACCTTCGATATCCACGGCGGCGGCCCGGACCTGGTGTTCCCCCACCACGAGAACGAGATCGCCCAGAGCGAGGCGGCCACCGGCAAGCTGTACGCCAACGCCTGGATGCACGCCGGCGCGGTGCGGGTGGACGGCGAGAAGATGTCCAAGAGCCTGGGCAACTTCTTCACCATCCGCGAGGTGCTGGAAAAGTACCACCCCGAGGTGGTGCGCTACCTGCTGGTCTCCAGCCACTACCGCAGCCCGATCAACTACTCCGAGGACAGCCTCAAGGAAGCCAAGGGCGCCCTGGAGCGTTTCTACCACGCCCTGCGCGGCCTGCCCGAGGCGGCGCCGGCCGGCGGCGAGGCCTTCGTCGAGCGCTTCAGCGCGGCCATGGACGACGACTTCAATTCCCCGGAAGCCTGCGCCGTGCTGTTCGAGATGGTGCGCGAGGTCAACCGCCTGCGCGACAGCGACCTGCCGGCCGCTGCTGCCCTGGCGGCGCGCCTCAAGGAACTGGCCGGGCTGCTCGGCGTGCTGCAGCTGGAGGCGGATGCCTTCCTCCAGGCCGGCGCCGAAGGCAAGGTCGACGCCGCCGAGGTCGAGGCCCTGATTGCCGCGCGCCTGCAGGCCCGTGCCGAGAAGAACTGGGGCGAATCCGACCGCATCCGCGATCAGCTCAGCGCCATGGGCGTGGTGCTGGAGGACAGCAAGGGCGGTACCACCTGGCGCCTGGCCGAATAG
- a CDS encoding lactoylglutathione lyase family protein, giving the protein MPNTYPRSFSHIGLSVTDLEAAVKFYTEVMGWYLIMPPTTISEDDSAIGVMCTDVFGAGWGSFRIAHLSTGDRIGVEIFQFRNAEKPQDNFEYWKTGVFHFCVQDPDVEGLAAKVVAAGGKQRMPVREYFPGEKPYRMVYMEDPFGNILEIYSHSYELTYSAGAYA; this is encoded by the coding sequence ATGCCCAACACCTACCCCCGCAGCTTTTCCCACATCGGCCTGTCGGTCACCGATCTCGAAGCCGCCGTCAAGTTCTACACCGAGGTCATGGGCTGGTACCTGATCATGCCGCCGACCACCATCAGCGAAGACGACTCGGCCATCGGCGTGATGTGTACCGACGTGTTCGGTGCGGGCTGGGGCTCGTTCCGCATTGCCCACCTGTCCACCGGCGACCGCATCGGCGTGGAAATCTTCCAGTTCCGCAACGCCGAGAAGCCGCAGGACAACTTCGAGTACTGGAAGACCGGGGTGTTCCACTTCTGCGTGCAGGACCCGGACGTCGAAGGACTGGCGGCCAAGGTAGTCGCCGCCGGCGGCAAGCAGCGCATGCCGGTGCGCGAATACTTCCCGGGCGAGAAGCCCTACCGCATGGTTTACATGGAAGATCCCTTCGGCAACATCCTGGAGATCTACAGCCACAGCTACGAGCTGACCTACTCCGCCGGCGCCTATGCGTAG
- a CDS encoding LysR family transcriptional regulator codes for MLNPQWLRSFATLAEQGSFTRAAERLDLTQAAVSQHVQRLEERLGPLLIRRPRQFELTPAGRALIDYCAEVGAADQRLQQRLSEADAEQGEIGLISPGSIGLALYPQLLALQQAHPGLSIRHRFAPDREVLEAVLDNRFELGLVTLKPDDPRLSVSRFAEEPLELVAPAGEPVRDWADLERLGFIDHPDGQAMAGRLLSRRFPGAPGVRSLPCHGFTNQIGLILEPVARGLGFTVIPRYARLAFSRPEAIQVIDGAPPVVDTLWLLHRAEWPLTARAQLLLRRIRRHFSTSEGEAV; via the coding sequence ATGCTTAATCCGCAATGGCTACGCTCCTTCGCCACGCTCGCGGAGCAGGGCAGTTTCACCCGCGCCGCCGAGCGCCTGGACCTGACCCAGGCCGCCGTCAGCCAGCATGTGCAGCGCCTGGAGGAGCGCCTGGGGCCCTTGTTGATCCGTCGCCCGCGGCAATTCGAGCTGACCCCGGCCGGTCGCGCCTTGATCGATTACTGCGCGGAGGTCGGCGCCGCCGACCAGCGCCTGCAGCAGCGGCTGTCCGAGGCCGACGCCGAGCAGGGGGAGATCGGCCTGATCAGCCCCGGCAGCATTGGCCTGGCCCTGTACCCGCAGCTGCTGGCGTTGCAGCAGGCGCATCCGGGCCTGAGCATCCGCCATCGCTTCGCCCCGGACCGCGAAGTGCTCGAGGCCGTGCTGGACAATCGTTTCGAGCTGGGCCTGGTGACCCTCAAGCCGGACGACCCGCGCCTGAGTGTCAGCCGCTTCGCCGAGGAGCCCCTGGAACTGGTGGCGCCGGCCGGCGAGCCGGTTCGCGACTGGGCCGATCTCGAGCGCCTCGGCTTTATCGACCACCCGGATGGTCAGGCCATGGCCGGGCGCCTGCTCAGCCGGCGTTTCCCCGGCGCCCCGGGCGTGCGCAGCCTGCCGTGCCATGGCTTCACCAACCAGATCGGCCTGATCCTCGAACCGGTGGCCCGCGGCCTGGGGTTCACGGTGATTCCGCGCTATGCGCGCCTGGCCTTTTCCCGACCAGAGGCCATCCAGGTCATCGATGGTGCGCCTCCGGTGGTCGATACCCTGTGGCTGTTGCATCGCGCCGAATGGCCGCTGACGGCCCGCGCCCAACTGCTCTTGCGGCGGATCAGGCGCCACTTCTCGACGAGCGAGGGGGAGGCCGTCTGA
- a CDS encoding redoxin domain-containing protein produces the protein MDTSRTRAPEWQAAQWFNSQQPPSLASLRGKVIVLEAFQMLCPGCVSEGLPQTKRVHATFSPEQVAVIGLHTVFEHHQAMTPVSLEAFLHEYRIDFPVAVDLPDPQRSVPRTMAAYAMQGTPTLILIDAEGFIRQHYFGKVSDLVLGAEIAWLIAEAAELAPTAKPAD, from the coding sequence ATGGACACTTCACGCACACGCGCCCCCGAGTGGCAGGCGGCGCAGTGGTTCAATAGCCAACAGCCGCCGAGCCTGGCGAGCCTGCGTGGCAAGGTGATCGTGCTCGAAGCCTTTCAGATGCTCTGCCCCGGCTGCGTGAGCGAAGGCCTGCCGCAAACGAAGCGGGTGCACGCCACCTTCTCCCCGGAGCAGGTGGCCGTCATCGGCCTGCACACGGTGTTCGAACACCATCAGGCGATGACGCCGGTCTCCCTGGAGGCCTTCCTGCACGAATACCGCATCGACTTCCCGGTCGCCGTCGACTTGCCGGACCCGCAACGCTCAGTACCGCGGACCATGGCTGCATACGCGATGCAAGGTACGCCAACGCTGATTCTGATCGATGCCGAAGGCTTCATCCGTCAGCACTACTTCGGCAAGGTCAGCGACCTCGTATTGGGCGCGGAGATCGCCTGGCTGATAGCCGAGGCCGCTGAACTCGCCCCTACCGCCAAGCCTGCCGACTGA
- a CDS encoding sigma-54-dependent Fis family transcriptional regulator, translating to MPEADRSHDTIVQDSWARCREFGLTHQSTPSFGLPAEGEVSALLESQHALVQTTQREVLPYYGDILANSNCLIMLADNQGQLLQSWGDQRFVEADSARGFQPGANWLERYTGTNAIGTALNCGQAVHIQHDEHFLKANRFMTGSASPIFDEQRQMIAVLDVSSDSYLPPAHTLGMVKMMSQSVENRLILNLFSGRYFQLTFNTSLNNLDSPWAGLLIFDDQGQVVSANRRADNLLGVGLARVNLDSLFDIALQQLLNQPQAQPFKLRSAGGFSFHAQLKRPQQPAPIQARDFRPAGPADERAKGFTLASINLGDPRVAKAVRQAERLLEKDIPLLVQGETGVGKEVFVKALHQASSRASQALIAVNCAAIPAELVESELFGYEKGAFTGANQKGSIGLIRKAHKGTLFLDEIGDMPLRVQARLLRVLQERCVQPLGSCELYPVDIRLISATNRPLRQDVDSGLFRQDLYYRINGLNLSLPPLRERTDKVALFQRVWDYHRESQQRAGISREVEALFLRHPWPGNLRQLSSVLQIALAMADDQPIRAEHLPEDFFDDLQDSPTPGEPLGQPPGQQGAADDSDDLASRYQACGGNISHLARNLGVSRNTLYKRLREQGLKV from the coding sequence ATGCCTGAAGCGGATCGCTCCCATGACACCATCGTCCAGGACTCCTGGGCGCGCTGCCGAGAGTTCGGCCTGACCCACCAGTCCACGCCCAGTTTCGGCCTGCCGGCCGAGGGCGAGGTATCGGCCCTGCTGGAAAGCCAGCACGCCCTGGTGCAGACCACCCAGCGGGAGGTGCTGCCCTACTACGGCGACATTCTCGCCAACTCCAATTGCCTGATCATGCTGGCCGACAACCAGGGCCAGCTGCTGCAATCCTGGGGCGACCAGCGCTTCGTCGAAGCGGACTCGGCCCGTGGCTTCCAGCCCGGCGCCAACTGGCTGGAGCGCTATACCGGCACCAACGCCATCGGTACCGCGCTCAACTGCGGCCAGGCCGTGCACATCCAGCACGACGAACACTTCCTCAAGGCCAACCGCTTCATGACCGGCTCGGCCTCACCGATCTTCGACGAGCAGCGGCAGATGATCGCGGTGCTGGATGTCTCCAGCGACAGCTACCTGCCACCCGCCCACACCCTGGGCATGGTGAAGATGATGAGCCAGTCGGTGGAGAACCGGCTGATTCTCAACCTGTTCAGCGGCCGCTATTTCCAGCTCACCTTCAACACCAGCCTGAACAACCTCGACAGTCCCTGGGCCGGGCTGCTGATCTTCGACGATCAGGGCCAGGTGGTCTCGGCCAATCGCCGCGCCGACAACCTGCTCGGCGTCGGCCTGGCCCGGGTGAACCTCGACAGCCTGTTCGACATTGCCTTGCAGCAACTGCTCAACCAGCCCCAGGCCCAGCCCTTCAAGCTGCGCTCGGCCGGTGGTTTCAGCTTTCACGCCCAACTCAAGCGTCCGCAACAGCCGGCACCTATCCAGGCCCGCGACTTTCGCCCAGCCGGTCCGGCCGACGAACGCGCCAAGGGCTTTACCCTGGCCTCGATCAACCTCGGCGACCCACGGGTGGCCAAGGCGGTGCGCCAGGCCGAACGCCTGCTCGAGAAGGACATTCCGCTCCTGGTCCAGGGCGAGACCGGCGTCGGCAAGGAAGTCTTCGTCAAGGCCCTGCACCAGGCCAGCTCCCGCGCCAGCCAGGCGCTGATTGCGGTGAACTGTGCGGCCATCCCCGCCGAACTGGTGGAATCCGAGCTGTTCGGTTACGAAAAGGGTGCCTTCACCGGCGCCAATCAGAAAGGCAGCATTGGCCTGATCCGCAAGGCCCACAAGGGCACACTGTTCCTCGATGAGATCGGCGACATGCCGCTACGGGTGCAGGCCCGCCTGCTGCGGGTGCTGCAGGAGCGCTGCGTACAGCCCCTGGGCAGCTGCGAGCTGTATCCGGTGGACATCCGCCTGATCTCGGCCACCAATCGCCCGCTGCGCCAGGACGTCGACAGCGGTCTGTTCCGCCAGGACCTCTACTACCGCATCAACGGCCTGAATCTGTCGCTGCCGCCGCTGCGCGAACGCACCGACAAGGTCGCGCTGTTTCAGCGCGTCTGGGACTACCACCGGGAGTCGCAACAACGGGCCGGCATCAGCCGCGAGGTGGAGGCACTGTTCCTGCGTCATCCCTGGCCGGGCAACCTGCGCCAGCTCAGCAGCGTGTTGCAGATCGCCCTGGCGATGGCCGACGACCAGCCGATTCGGGCCGAACACCTGCCGGAGGACTTCTTCGACGACCTGCAGGATTCGCCGACGCCGGGCGAGCCCCTCGGCCAGCCGCCAGGGCAGCAGGGCGCCGCGGACGACAGCGATGACCTGGCCAGTCGGTACCAGGCCTGCGGCGGCAACATCTCCCACCTGGCGCGCAACCTGGGGGTGAGTCGCAACACCCTGTACAAACGCTTGCGCGAGCAGGGCCTGAAGGTCTGA
- a CDS encoding ABC transporter ATP-binding protein, translated as MSLTLEHVSRTVDNQVHISDACLSFEPGSFNVLLGRTLAGKTSLMRLMAGLDRPDKGRILMNGADVTGVPVRQRNVSMVYQQFINYPTLTVFENIASPLRQAGVAEAEIIDKVQATAQMLRIDGLLKRYPLELSGGQQQRTAMARALVKDASLILFDEPLVNLDYKLREELRQEMRELFQARHTIAIYATTEPNEALALGGTTTILHEGRVVQSGRTAEVYHRPQQVLAAELFSEPAINLMPGRISETEVSFADAVHFPLNPDLKDIAVGEYRFGVRPSHIGLVPSNDDDLELAVSVELAEISGSETFLHVRNEQFVLVLHLPGVHEYDVDAPILIYIPTHKLFVFDAQGQLVQAPTRRTGRSA; from the coding sequence ATGTCGCTTACGCTGGAACATGTCAGCCGTACCGTCGACAACCAGGTGCACATCAGCGATGCGTGCCTGAGCTTCGAACCCGGCTCCTTCAACGTCCTGCTGGGGCGCACGCTGGCGGGCAAGACCAGCCTGATGCGCCTGATGGCCGGCCTGGATCGCCCCGACAAGGGACGCATCCTGATGAATGGTGCGGACGTCACCGGCGTGCCGGTGCGTCAGCGCAACGTCTCGATGGTCTATCAGCAGTTCATCAACTACCCGACCCTGACGGTCTTCGAGAACATCGCCTCGCCGCTGCGCCAGGCGGGTGTGGCCGAGGCCGAGATCATCGACAAGGTCCAGGCCACCGCGCAGATGCTGCGTATCGACGGCTTGCTCAAGCGCTATCCGCTGGAGCTGTCTGGCGGTCAGCAGCAGCGCACGGCCATGGCCCGGGCACTGGTCAAGGACGCCTCGCTGATTCTGTTCGATGAGCCGCTGGTCAACCTCGACTACAAGCTGCGCGAGGAGCTGCGCCAGGAGATGCGTGAGCTGTTCCAGGCGCGCCATACCATCGCCATCTACGCCACCACCGAACCGAACGAGGCGCTGGCCCTGGGCGGCACCACCACCATCCTGCACGAGGGGCGAGTGGTGCAGAGCGGGCGCACCGCCGAGGTCTATCACCGGCCGCAACAGGTGCTGGCGGCCGAGCTGTTTTCCGAGCCGGCGATCAACCTGATGCCGGGGCGCATCAGCGAAACCGAGGTGAGCTTTGCCGACGCCGTGCATTTCCCCCTGAACCCGGACCTCAAGGACATCGCCGTGGGCGAGTATCGCTTTGGCGTGCGCCCCAGCCACATCGGCCTGGTGCCGTCGAACGATGACGACCTGGAACTGGCGGTGAGCGTGGAGCTGGCCGAAATCAGTGGATCGGAGACCTTCCTGCATGTGCGCAACGAGCAGTTCGTCCTGGTGCTGCACCTGCCGGGCGTGCACGAGTACGACGTGGATGCTCCCATCCTCATCTACATCCCCACGCACAAGCTGTTCGTCTTCGATGCCCAAGGGCAGTTGGTCCAGGCGCCCACCCGGCGCACAGGGAGGAGTGCCTGA
- a CDS encoding ABC transporter ATP-binding protein translates to MAEIRLRNLAHSYSREPAGAEDYAIREMNHVWAQGGAYALLGPSGCGKSTLLNIISGLLKPSHGEVLFDAKAVNALPPEQRNIAQVFQFPVVYDTMTVFDNLAFPLRNQGMAEPQVMSKVYEIAEVLELHPLLHRKARNLTADEKQKVSMGRGLVRDDVSAILFDEPLTVIDPHLKWKLRRKLKQIHEQFNITMVYVTHDQLEASTFADKIAVMYGGQIVQFGTPRELFERPSHTFVGYFIGSPGMNLIDVSPCEGGVRFADTQVALSAALTRRLAGMTWKNLKIGIRPEFVHVWDGPYEGALRAEVLHVEDLGTYKILSLQLDGQPIKVRLQEDQAVPQKLAYISFPAQWLMLYADDYLVDEGQAEVAP, encoded by the coding sequence ATGGCCGAGATACGTTTGCGCAACCTGGCGCACAGCTACAGCCGCGAGCCCGCCGGCGCCGAAGACTACGCCATCCGCGAGATGAACCACGTGTGGGCGCAGGGCGGGGCCTATGCCTTGCTGGGGCCATCCGGCTGCGGCAAGTCGACACTGCTCAATATCATTTCCGGGCTGCTCAAGCCGTCCCACGGCGAGGTGTTGTTCGACGCCAAGGCGGTCAACGCGCTACCCCCTGAGCAGCGCAACATTGCCCAGGTTTTCCAGTTTCCGGTGGTCTACGACACCATGACGGTGTTCGACAACCTGGCCTTCCCCCTGCGCAACCAGGGCATGGCCGAGCCTCAGGTGATGAGCAAGGTGTACGAGATCGCCGAGGTGCTGGAGCTGCACCCGCTGCTGCACCGGAAGGCGCGCAACCTGACCGCCGACGAGAAGCAGAAGGTCTCCATGGGCCGCGGCCTGGTTCGCGACGATGTCTCGGCGATCCTCTTCGACGAGCCGCTGACGGTGATCGACCCGCACCTGAAGTGGAAGCTGCGGCGCAAGCTCAAGCAGATCCACGAGCAGTTCAACATCACCATGGTCTATGTCACCCACGATCAGCTGGAAGCCTCGACCTTCGCCGACAAGATCGCGGTGATGTACGGCGGCCAGATCGTCCAGTTCGGCACGCCGCGCGAGCTGTTCGAGCGGCCCAGCCACACCTTCGTCGGTTATTTCATCGGCAGTCCGGGCATGAACCTGATCGATGTCAGCCCCTGCGAGGGGGGGGTGCGCTTCGCCGATACCCAGGTGGCGCTCAGCGCGGCGCTGACGCGGCGGCTGGCCGGCATGACCTGGAAGAACCTCAAGATCGGCATCCGCCCCGAGTTCGTGCATGTCTGGGACGGGCCCTACGAGGGCGCCCTGCGCGCCGAGGTGCTGCATGTGGAGGATCTGGGGACCTACAAGATCCTCAGCCTGCAACTGGATGGCCAGCCGATCAAGGTGCGCCTGCAGGAAGATCAGGCGGTGCCGCAGAAGCTCGCCTATATCAGCTTTCCGGCGCAGTGGCTGATGCTCTACGCCGACGACTATCTGGTCGACGAAGGCCAGGCGGAGGTGGCGCCATGA
- a CDS encoding carbohydrate ABC transporter permease encodes MSKVHNNKAWWLVLPVFLLVAFSAIVPMMTVVNYSVQDIFDQSSRYFVGVDWFRQVLQDTRLHDSLLRQFIYSGCVLLIEIPLGIGIALTMPTKGRWASLCLILMAIPLLIPWNVVGTIWQIFGRADIGLLGWSLNELGVDYNYASNTADAWVTVLIMDVWHWTSLVALLCYSGLRAIPDVYYQAARIDRASGWAVFRHIQLPKLKSVLLIAVMLRFMDSFMIYTEPFVLTGGGPGNSTTFLSQTLTQMAVGQFDLGPAAAFSLVYFLIILLVSWLFYTAMTHDDKNR; translated from the coding sequence ATGAGCAAGGTGCACAACAACAAGGCCTGGTGGCTGGTGCTGCCGGTCTTCCTGCTGGTGGCGTTCAGCGCCATCGTGCCGATGATGACGGTGGTCAACTACTCGGTGCAGGACATCTTCGACCAGTCCAGCCGCTATTTCGTCGGCGTCGACTGGTTCCGCCAGGTGCTGCAGGACACCCGCCTGCATGACTCGCTGCTGCGTCAGTTCATCTATTCGGGCTGCGTGCTGCTGATCGAGATCCCCCTGGGGATAGGCATCGCCCTGACGATGCCGACCAAGGGGCGTTGGGCTTCCCTCTGCCTGATCCTCATGGCCATCCCGCTGCTGATCCCGTGGAACGTGGTCGGCACCATCTGGCAGATCTTCGGGCGCGCCGACATCGGCCTGCTGGGCTGGAGCCTGAACGAGCTGGGGGTGGACTATAACTACGCCTCCAACACCGCCGACGCCTGGGTCACTGTGCTGATCATGGACGTCTGGCACTGGACCTCGCTGGTGGCGCTGCTCTGTTACTCGGGGCTGCGGGCGATCCCCGATGTCTACTACCAGGCGGCACGCATCGACCGCGCCTCGGGCTGGGCCGTTTTCCGCCATATCCAGCTGCCCAAGCTCAAGAGCGTGCTGTTGATCGCGGTGATGCTGCGCTTCATGGACAGCTTCATGATCTACACGGAGCCCTTCGTGCTCACCGGCGGCGGGCCGGGCAACTCCACCACCTTCCTCAGTCAGACCCTGACCCAGATGGCGGTCGGTCAGTTCGACCTGGGCCCGGCGGCGGCGTTCTCCCTGGTGTACTTCCTGATCATCCTGCTGGTGTCCTGGCTGTTCTATACCGCCATGACCCACGACGACAAAAATCGCTGA
- a CDS encoding carbohydrate ABC transporter permease, producing the protein MTTRKRLVLLCYLLFLLVPIYWLLNMSFKSNTEILGGLSLWPQGFTLDNYRVIFTDPSWYEGYLNSLYYVTLNTLISLSVALPAAYAFSRYRFLGDKHLFFWLLTNRMAPPAVFLLPFFQLYSSIGLFDTHIAVALAHCLFNVPLAVWILEGFMSGVPKEIDETAYIDGYSFPKFFVKIFIPLIGSGVGVAAFFCFMFSWVELLLARTLTSVDAKPIVAVMTRTVSASGIDWGVLAAAGVLTILPGMLVIWFVRNHVAKGFALGRV; encoded by the coding sequence ATGACCACACGCAAACGTCTGGTGCTGCTGTGCTACCTGCTGTTCCTGCTTGTGCCGATCTACTGGCTGCTGAACATGTCGTTCAAGAGCAATACCGAGATACTCGGTGGCCTGAGCCTGTGGCCACAGGGTTTCACCCTGGACAACTACCGGGTGATCTTCACCGATCCCAGCTGGTACGAGGGCTACCTCAATTCGCTGTACTACGTGACGCTCAACACCCTGATCTCGCTCAGCGTGGCGTTGCCGGCGGCCTACGCCTTCTCGCGCTACCGCTTTCTCGGTGACAAGCACCTGTTCTTCTGGCTGCTGACCAATCGCATGGCGCCGCCGGCGGTGTTCCTGCTGCCGTTCTTCCAGCTGTACTCCTCGATCGGTCTGTTCGATACCCACATCGCCGTGGCGCTGGCCCACTGCCTGTTCAACGTGCCACTGGCGGTGTGGATTCTCGAGGGTTTCATGTCCGGGGTGCCGAAGGAGATCGACGAGACCGCCTATATCGACGGTTACAGCTTCCCGAAATTCTTCGTGAAGATCTTCATTCCGTTGATCGGCTCGGGCGTCGGTGTCGCGGCGTTCTTCTGCTTCATGTTTTCCTGGGTCGAGCTGTTGCTGGCGCGCACCCTGACCTCGGTGGATGCCAAGCCCATCGTCGCGGTGATGACCCGCACCGTGTCGGCCTCGGGTATCGACTGGGGGGTACTGGCCGCCGCCGGGGTGCTGACCATCCTGCCGGGGATGCTGGTGATCTGGTTCGTTCGCAACCACGTGGCCAAGGGCTTCGCCCTCGGTCGGGTTTAA